In one Gossypium hirsutum isolate 1008001.06 chromosome D09, Gossypium_hirsutum_v2.1, whole genome shotgun sequence genomic region, the following are encoded:
- the LOC107892253 gene encoding nuclear pore complex protein GP210 → MSKMIRFIFCLFSTVSLTAVIGTALHSSSGPHIADVNILLPPKMTNPVEYRLQGSDGCFKWSWDHHEILSVLPEYNVTNHCSTSARLRSIAPYSGRKETAVYARDVHTGTVIRCKVFIDNFDRIQIFHNSIKLDLDGLATLRVRAFDTEDNVFSSLVGLQFMWKLMPKTSGLSHHLAHVPLKDSPLSDCGGLCGDLDIQIKLEEKGVFSDLFVVKGIHIGHENVSVQLLEPPLKGMGDKIVLTVAEAMSLYPPSPVFVLIKATLHYSLKVIRENVPQEVSLPSPHHRWSVTNSSVAEMDSTMGVIHALTLGETTVIVEDTRVDGHSQMSSLKVVLPDTLSMYISLFSASGDPIEGMEPIPPMARWYVVSGKQYLIQLKVFSRGPYAQEIYITENDDIEFYDNQSGYWKIVPVLEPIASRYGWRSARILEATSEGLGKLTASLVYYNGHHDTKEVLKVMQEVIVCDQVKFSLEKVTGESQIILLPWAPAVHQEMELKAAGGCAKDSSDYKWFSSDITVISVTAYGVVQAKKPGKATVKVVSSFDSFNYDEVMIEVSIPSSMVMLQNFPVETVVGSHLPAAVSMKASNDAYFSRCDAFHSFIKWKAGSESFIVTNATGEAPVLEKEDNLELHVPVDGPPCSWTYIYASASGQAMLHATFSKEYHHIDPSLSGPIVLRATSRIASYMPLTLHQAGDGNRFGGYWVNTARIEATNQLEDRDKVYLVPGTQVDVILHGGPERWGKGVEFVQKVEIFDEEHGHDNGVDVHLISSSHGSLYRLLCQTLGTYRLVFKRGNLVGDDHPLPTLVEASLSLACSLPSSVVVIVDEPVNNRDVIRTAIQADRSPGQIQVTPVTVANGRTIRVAAVSISTTGEPFANSSSLCLKWELGSCDSLAYWNHAYDSENYNTSSWERFLVLRNESGSCIVRATITGFFGSSSADRYSAKLLEGSDNFLTHAARLQLVSTLRVSPEFNLLYFNPNAKTNLSITGGSCFLEAVVNDSRVIEVTQSPPGLQCLQLILSPKGLGTAVVTVYDIGLTPNLVASVVVQVADIDWIEIMSGEEISLMEGSSKSIGLMAGVDDGSTFDIHQYASINIHVHIEDDIVELADKDDFSSPSGRYIGAQTFKIRAKHLGVTTLYVSARRHSGHELLSQAIKVEVYAPPTIHPPNIFLVPGASYLLTIKGGPTLGAFVEYTSTDDAIATVDKTSGRLTATSPGNTTLLATVYGNGGDVICQADSSVKVGVPSSAILNVQSEQLAVGRETPIYPLFSEGDLFSFYGLCKDYKWTIEDEEVLTFGVPLVGSEAVQRVSYVDNKELSFINVLYGRAPGRTNIAVSFSCDFISSGSHLEARTYNASLSLLVVSDLPLALGALITWLLPPHYTTSSILPSSAESHGQKDGQNRKGSIIYSLLRNCEEATEASQRAVSIDGDKIKTEESNNLACIQAKDRITGRTEIASCVRVAEVEQIRITIKELPVHSIDLAVGAEIELSISYHDAIGNPFYEASNVILHHAETNYPDVVSVNNTRDTNMIHLKAMRHGRALLRVSIDNHPQKSDYMLISVGAYVHPQNPVLHQGSSINFSVVGSDDQASGHWHSVNESVIVLHTQSGQAEAVGEGSTQVSFESSNVKLRTTVTVLPGSTLVVEAPKEMLTNVPFPSQGFSFSVKFSDSNDKINTVGSSKGAPYDCRVDPPFVGYAKPWIDLDTGNSFCLFFPYSPEHLVRTIPKLKDMKPYIYVSINASMKEHSHVSGSASALFVGGFSIMQMGKDIAQINLTPDFNKTIVTILGNTDVEIHWRGHDLLAINPIQKEGFGLSRRIDYEVKALSAKRFADKIIVKLPSTGQRVEVDVNYEPDEKSEATINFSFWAKVMGSIALTVITLIIGFICFLDRPLGSSQPPSTPLCSSSISAPVTPDRRSPLPLDEQSPRTPQPFVDYVRRTIDETPYYRREGRRRFNPQNTY, encoded by the exons ATGTCAAAGATGATTCGCttcattttttgtcttttttccaCTGTTTCGTTAACGGCGGTGATCGGAACGGCGTTGCATTCGAGCTCTGGTCCTCACATAGCTGACGTCAACATACTTTTACCTCCGAAAATGACGAACCCCGTCGAATATCGGCTTCAAGGAAGCGACGGTTGTTTCAAATG GTCGTGGGACCATCATGAGATTTTATCAGTTCTGCCGGAGTATAATGTGACCAATCATTGCTCGACAAGTGCACGGCTGAGATCGATTGCGCCGTACTCCGGTAGAAAAGAAACTGCGGTTTACGCTAGGGACGTGCACACTGGAACCGTGATCCGGTGCAAGGTTTTCATTGATAATTTTGATagaattcaaatatttcataattcTATTAAGCTTGATCTTGATGGACTCGCTACTCTCCGAGTTCGTGCCTTTGATACTGAag ACAATGTGTTTTCATCATTGGTGGGTTTACAATTCATGTGGAAGCTGATGCCAAAAACTAGTGGGTTGAGTCATCACCTTGCCCATGTTCCTTTGAAGGATTCTCCCTTAAGTGACTGTGGTGGACTGTGTGGTGACTTAGATATCCAGATAAAACTTGAAGAAAAG GGTGTATTTTCAGATTTATTTGTTGTAAAAGGCATTCATATTGGCCATGAGAATGTTTCAGTACAATTGCTTGAGCCACCGTTAAAGGGCATGGGTGATAAGATTGTTCTAACTGTTGCAGAAGCTATGTCACTATATCCACCGTCACCTGTTTTCGTCCTCATTAAGGCTACTCTCCATTATAGTCTTAAGGTTATCCGTGAGAATGTTCCTCAAG AGGTATCTCTTCCATCGCCGCATCATCGATGGTCTGTCACAAACAGTTCAGTTGCTGAAATGGACTCTACGATGGGTGTCATTCATGCGCTAACATTGGGTGAAACAACTGTCATTGTTGAAGATACTAGAGTCGATGGCCATAGTCAGATGTCATCTCTTAAGGTGGTCTTGCCAGATACCTTGTCTATGTACATATCACTATTTTCTGCTTCCGGTGATCCAATAGAAGGAATGGAACCCATTCCACCTATGGCACGTTGGTATGTTGTTTCTGGAAAACAATACCTCATTCAACTCAAGGTTTTTTCTCGGGGTCCATATGCACAGGAAATCTACATTACTGAG AATGATGATATTGAGTTTTATGACAACCAATCTGGCTATTGGAAAATTGTCCCAGTGTTAGAGCCTATTGCATCTAGATACGGCTGGAGGAGTGCTAGAATTTTGGAAGCTACTTCAGAGGGACTGGGGAAACTGACAGCCTCTTTAGTTTACTATAATGGACATCATGATACCAAGGAG GTTCTCAAGGTTATGCAAGAGGTTATTGTATGTGATCAAGTAAAGTTTAGCTTGGAAAAAGTAACTGGTGAATCTCAAATTATTCTCCTTCCTTGGGCACCTGCAGTACATCAGGAGATGGAGTTAAAGGCTGCTGGAG GTTGTGCAAAAGACTCGAGTGACTATAAATGGTTTTCTTCGGACATTACTGTTATTTCGGTCACTGCATATGGAGTTGTCCAGGCGAAAAAGCCTGGTAAAGCTACAGTGAAGGTGGTGTCAAGTTTTGATTCATTCAATTATGACGAG GTTATGATTGAAGTTTCAATTCCATCCTCTATGGTTATGTTACAAAACTTCCCTGTTGAGACTGTTGTGGGATCACATCTCCCAGCTGCTGTTTCAATGAAAGCATCAAACG ATGCCTACTTTTCTAGATGTGATGCATTTCATTCCTTTATAAAGTGGAAAGCTGGAAGCGAGTCTTTCATTGTTACCAATGCTACAGGAGAGGCACCAGTCCTTGAAAAGGAAGATAATTTGGAACTCCATGTACCAGTAGATGGTCCTCCATGTTCATGGACTTACATATATGCTTCCGCATCTGGTCAAGCTATGCTGCACGCAACATTTTCAAAGGAATATCATCATATTGATCCCTCTTTAAGTGGGCCTATTGTTTTAAGAGCAACTTCCAGAATTGCATCATACATGCCTCTTACTCTGCACCAGGCAGGTGATGGTAACCGGTTTGGTGGTTACTGGGTTAATACAGCTCGAATAGAAGCTACTAATCAACTAGAAGATCGAGATAAGGTATATCTTGTCCCTGGAACACAAGTAGATGTCATTCTTCATGGAGGGCCAGAAAGGTGGGGCAAAGGTGTTGAGTTTGTGCAGAAAGtggagatttttgatgaagaacaTGGACATGACAATGGGGTTGATGTTCATCTGATTTCTAGCAGCCATGGCAGTTTGTATAGACTTTTATGCCAAACACTGGGGACCTAT AGACTTGTTTTTAAACGTGGAAATTTGGTTGGAGATGATCATCCTCTTCCCACATTAGTGGAAGCTTCATTGTCTCTTGCTTGCAGCCTTCCTTCCTCAGTTGTGGTAATAGTGGATGAAcctg TTAATAATCGAGATGTTATTCGGACTGCAATTCAAGCTGACCGTAGCCCGGGGCAAATTCAAGTCACCCCAGTTACTGTGGCTAATGGGCGAACTATTAGAGTGGCTGCTGTCAGTATTAGTACCACTGGGGAGCCTTTTGCAAACTCTTCTTCCCTGTGCTTAAAGTGGGAATTAGGCAGTTGTGACAGTCTGGCTTATTGGAACCATGCTTATGATTCAGAGAACTATAATACGTCTAGTTGGGAGAGGTTCCTGGTCTTGCGAAACGAATCGGGATCG TGTATTGTTCGTGCCACCATTActggattctttggtagttcCTCAGCTGATCGTTATTCTGCTAAATTGCTAGAAGGTTCAGATAATTTTCTTACACATGCTGCACGGTTACAG CTTGTTTCTACTCTAAGAGTGAGTCCGGAGTTCAATCTGTTATATTTCAATCCTAATGCTAAG ACAAATTTGTCAATTACTGGAGGGAGCTGTTTCTTGGAAGCTGTTGTGAATGATTCTCGAGTCATTGAAGTTACTCAGTCACCACCTGGTTTACAATGCTTACAACTGATTTTATCACCGAAAGGCCTTGGAACTGCAGTTGTGACAGTTTATGATATTGGGCTTACTCCTAATCTTGTGGCTTCTGTCGTG GTCCAAGTTGCAGATATAGACTGGATTGAGATTATGTCTGGAGAAGAGATAAGCCTTATG GAAGGAAGTTCAAAGTCAATTGGTTTGATGGCTGGGGTTGATGATGGAAGCACTTTTGACATTCATCAG TATGCGTCCATAAATATCCATGTGCATATTGAGGATGATATAGTTGAACTTGCGGACAAGGATGATTTCTCAAGCCCTAGCGGTCGATATATAGGTGCACAGACTTTCAAAATCAGGGCAAAACATCTTGGtgtcacaactctttac GTCAGTGCTAGACGACATTCTGGACATGAACTGTTGAGTCAAGCTATAAAGGTTGAGGTTTATGCTCCACCAACAATTCACCCACCAAATATTTTCCTAGTACCAGGCGCTTCTTACTTG CTCACTATTAAAGGAGGTCCAACCCTTGGTGCCTTTGTGGAATATACAAGTACAGATGATGCCATTGCAACAGTGGACAAAACTTCAGGGCGATTGACTGCAACTTCACCTGGAAACACT ACACTGCTTGCCACTGTTTATGGGAATGGCGGTGATGTGATTTGTCAAGCAGATAGCAGTGTTAAAGTGGGAGTACCATCTTCAGCAATATTGAATGTACAAAGTGAACAACTTGCTGTTGGCCGTGAGACACCAATTTATCCTTTATTTTCTGAG GGAGACTTATTTTCTTTCTATGGGCTATGCAAAGACTACAAGTGGACCATAGAAGATGAAGAG GTGTTAACATTTGGGGTTCCACTGGTTGGTTCAGAAGCAGTTCAACGCGTTAGTTATGTGGATAACAAAGAACTTAGTTTTATCAATGTTCTGTATGGAAG GGCCCCAGGGAGGACAAATATTGCAGTTTCATTCTCATGTGACTTTATTTCTTCTGGTTCACACTTGGAGGCAAGGACTTACAATGCTTCTCTCTCACTATTGGTGGTGTCTGATCTTCCCCTGGCACTTGGAGCTCTGATCACATGGCTTCTTCCTCCCCATTATACCACATCTAGCATCTTGCCTTCATCAGCTGAGTCACATGGGCAAAAAGATGGTCAGAATCGCAAAGGAAGCATAATCTATTCTTTGTTAAGAAATTGTGAGGAAGCAACAGAAGCTTCACAGCGTGCTGTTTCTATTGATGGGGACAAAATAAAAACAGAAGAGAGCAATAATCTTGCTTGCATTCAAGCCAAAGATCGCATCACTGGGAGAACTGAGATTGCTTCTTGTGTCCGGGTTGCTGAG GTGGAGCAAATAAGAATAACAATCAAGGAGCTTCCAGTCCATTCAATTGATCTCGCTGTTGGTGCAGAAATTGAACTTTCAATAAGTTACCATGATGCTATAG GAAATCCCTTTTACGAGGCTTCTAATGTTATTCTCCACCATGCTGAAACTAATTATCCTGATGTGGTCTCTGTTAACAATACCCGTGACACCAATATGATTCATCTAAAG GCAATGCGACATGGTAGAGCTCTTCTCCGAGTATCAATTGATAATCATCCACAGAAGTCAGACTATATGCTG ATTTCAGTTGGTGCCTATGTGCATCCCCAAAATCCAGTTCTTCACCAGGGGAGTTCTATTAACTTCAGCGTAGTAG GCTCTGATGATCAAGCTTCAGGTCACTGGCATAGTGTCAACGAAAGTGTTATAGTTTTACACACTCAATCTGGACAGGCGGAAGCAGTTGGAGAGGGATCGACCCAAG TTTCTTTCGAAAGTTCAAATGTCAAGCTGCGAACAACAGTCACAGTTCTACCTGGAAGTACACTTGTTGTGGAAGCCCCAAAGGAGATGCTGACAAATGTTCCGTTTCCCTCCCAAGGATTTAGCTTTTCCGTGAAGTTCAG TGATTCAAATGACAAGATCAACACAGTTGGAAGCAGTAAAGGAGCCCCATATGACTGTAGGGTAGACCCTCCTTTTGTCGG CTATGCAAAGCCATGGATAGACCTTGATACTGGCAACTCGTTTTGCCTTTTCTTCCCTTACTCCCCAGAGCATTTGGTCCGCACCATACCCAAGTTGAAGgacatgaaaccatatatatatgtttccATTAATGCTTCAATGAAAGAACACAGCCATGTTTCTGGATCTGCATCTGCACTTTTTGTCGGGGGATTTTCCATAATGCAAATGGGAAAG GATATAGCACAGATAAATCTGACACCAGACTTTAACAAGACTATTGTAACCATCTTGGGAAACACAG ATGTTGAAATCCACTGGCGTGGCCATGATTTGTTAGCAATCAATCCCATCCAGAAAGAAGGATTTGGTCTGAGTCGCCGCATAGATTATGAG GTAAAAGCACTTAGTGCCAAGCGATTTGCAGATAAAATCATTGTCAAACTCCCATCCACCG gtCAAAGAGTGGAAGTGGATGTCAACTATGAACCAGATGAAAAATCTGAAGCTACTATTAACTTTTCCTTTTGGGCGAAGGTTATGGGAAGTATTGCCCTAACAGTAATCACACTGATCATTGGCTTCATATGTTTCCTCGACCGACCTCTTGGATCATCCCAGCCACCATCCACTCCTCTGTGCAGTTCAAGCATATCAGCACCTGTAACGCCAGACCGGAGAAGTCCCCTTCCTTTGGACGAACAATCTCCACGAACACCGCAGCCATTTGTAGATTATGTGAGAAGAACAATAGACGAAACTCCATACTATCGGCGAGAAGGTAGGAGGAGGTTTAATCCTCAGAACACATACTAA